The following nucleotide sequence is from Ailuropoda melanoleuca isolate Jingjing chromosome 12, ASM200744v2, whole genome shotgun sequence.
AGAACTCTTTCCCTCTTGGAAGGtcgaaactctgtacccattaataactccccatttccccagcccCTGACCCCCCATGCCCACCATTCTACTAGATACTAGGTACCTCATAAGAGGGGAATCCtgcagtttttgtctttctgtgactggtaCACGTTCAGTTCTAGTAGGTGCCATCAAACCATTTTCCAACATGGTAGCACCCTATCACCACAGGCCGCGGACAGGGTTCCAGTCAATTGCTCCACATTCCCACACTGGTTTTCTGTCTtgagttttttgtgttttcatcaTTCTAGTGGGAGTAATTgattttaacttgtttttccctgatgattgaGGCTAGTGCAATTTGTggtcaatctttttttaaatctacacttccacccagcccctccccactggattattttatttcattttttttaagattttttttcagtaatctcgacagccaacgtggggctcaaattcacaaccctgagatcaagagttgcacgctttactggctgagtcagccaggcgaccccactggattattttaaagcaaacccaGACATCCTGGCATTTCCTCCAAAAATACTTCCAAGgtatatctttaaaagataaggttctctctccttctctcccttttttagCAACACCACAATACCATTGTCATGCTTGAATGTTCATTTGATCTGTTATTTTGGGTATCCCAGTGAGACGGTCCCCAAGGTCCCCACGGGCTGCAGACAGGGTGGAGGGTGGATTCTTCTGGGTGGAGGGAGCCCCTCCTGGCTCTCCTGCTCCTtaccctccccactcccttcagACCCTCCCAACCCACTGCTCTCCCTCAGGTCTCctccacaacacacacacacacacatacacacacgcacacacacacacacacacacacacgcacgcacgcgccCCTTGCTTGCCTTAACCTATTTCTTTTCAAAGGCTTCTAAGTGTGTCTCCTTCAAGTTAGCCTGGTGTTTGGATTCTTTAAACCTCTTATTTTGTTGGTGTGTTTAACCTTAAAAACTGGCCCTGGTCCAACTTTTCTTAAGGTCATGATTATGTCTACGTGTGGTCTCAGTTGGCGGAATTACTTCTTGTGGGCAAAGAAGGTTTGTGGGTTCTGTCGCGCTTTTGTTTATTACTGGGTGTGTTGTTGACGCTCCAGAAGCTGGGTTGGGGGGAGAGCCTGGAGGGGGGAGAGCCTGATACCCCGGCTTCTCCCCTGCCCTAGGAAAAATGGGCATTCCAGGGAGGGCTGAATCACAGCTTGAGAAAGGGCTGGATTATCCCCAACTGCCTCTGGGAGTTGGCACCTGTCCAGATACCTCCCCACCCTTTGGAGAGCAAGGTTTAACCAGTTACCTGTTCCTTCCGACCTTCCCTCCAAACAAAGGGCCTATTCGCTGTCAACTTTCTTTTCCTGGGATCAGAATACAGCCAGTGGCCtctggagaggagaggtgggggcatGGAAGCCAAGCTGGTGACCGTTTAATGCCCTTGGAATTAATCTCGAAGCCTACCTCCCAACACCTCAGTGTTCCAGAGTTTCTACATCTGCAAACTGCCCGGGCAGGTNNNNNNNNNNNNNNNNNNNNNNNNNNNNNNNNNNNNNNNNNNNNNNNNNNNNNNNNNNNNNNNNNNNNNNNNNNNNNNNNNNNNNNNNNNNNNNNNNNNNNNNNNNNNNNNNNNNNNNNNNNNNNNNNNNNNNNNNNNNNNNNNNNNNNNNNNNNNNNNNNNNNNNNNNNNNNNNNNNNNNNNNNNNNNNNNNNNNNNNNNNNNNNNNNNNNNNNNNNNNNNNNNNNNNNNNNNNNNNNNNNNNNNNNNNNNNNNNNNNNNNNNNNNNNNNNNNNNNNNNNNNNNNNNNNNNNNNNNNNNNNNNNNNNNNNNNNNNNNNNNNNNNNNNNNNNNNNNNNNNNNNNNNNNNNNNNNNNNNNNNNNNNNNNNNNNNNNNNNNNNNNNNNNNNNNNNNNNNNNNNNNNNNNNNNNNNNNNNNNNNNNNNNNNNNNNNNNNNNNNNNNNNNNNNNNNNNNNNNNNNNNNNNNNNNNNNNNNNNNNNNNNNNNNNNNNNNNNNNNNNNNNNNNNNNNNNNNNNNNNNNNNNNNNNNNNNNNNNNNNNNNNNNNNNNNNNNNNNNNNNNNNNNNNNNNNNNNNNNNNNNNNNNNNNNNNNNNNNNNNNNNNNNNNNNNNNNNNNNNNNNNNNNNNNNNNNNNNNNNNNNNNNNNNNNNNNNNNNNNNNNNNNNNNNNNNNNNNNNNNNNNNNNNNNNNNNNNNNNNNNNNNNNNNNNNNNNNNNNNNNNNNNNNNNNNNNNNNNNNNNNNNNNNNNNNNNNNNNNNNNNNNNNNNNNNNNNNNNNNNNNNNNNNNNNNNNNNNNNNNNNNNNNNNNNNNNNNNNNNNNNNNNNNNNNNNNNNNNNNNNNNNNNNNNNNNNNNNNNNNNNNNNNNNNNNNNNNNNNNNNNNNNNNNNNNNNNNNNNNNNNNNNNNNNNNNNNNNNNNNNNNNNNNNNNNNNNNNNNNNNNNNNNNNNNNNNNNNNNNNNNNNNNNNNNNNNNNNNNNNNNNNNNNNNNNNNNNNNNNNNNNNNNNNNNNNNNNNNNNNNNNNNNNNNNNNNNNNNNNNNNNNNNNNNNNNNNNNNNNNNNNNNNNNNNNNNNNNNNNNNNNNNNNNNNNNNNNNNNNNNNNNNNNNNNNNNNNNNNNNNNNNNNNNNNNNNNNNNNNNNNNNNNNNNNNNNNNNNNNNNNNNNNNNNNNNNNNNNNNNNNNNNNNNNNNNNNNNNNNNNNNNNNNNNNNNNNNNNNNNNNNNNNNNNNNNNNNNNNNNNNNNNNNNNNNNNNNNNNNNNNNNNNNNNNNNNNNNNNNNNNNNNNNNNNNNNNNNNNNNNNNNNNNNNNNNNNNNNNNNNNNNNNNNNNNNNNNNNNNNNNNNNNNNNNNNNNNNNNNNNNNNNNNNNNNNNNNNNNNNNNNNNNNNNNNNNNNNNNNNNNNNNNNNNNNNNNNNNNNNNNNNNNNNNNNNNNNNNNNNNNNNNNNNNNNNNNNNNNNNNNNNNNNNNNNNNNNNNNNNNNNNNNNNNNNNNNNNNNNNNNNNNNNNNNNNNNNNNNNNNNNNNNNNNNNNNNNNNNNNNNNNNNNNNNNNNNNNNNNNNNNNNNNNNNNNNNNNNNNNNNNNNNNNNNNNNNNNNNNNNNNNNNNNNNNNNNNNNNNNNNNNNNNNNNNNNNNNNNNNNNNNNNNNNNNNNNNNNNNNNNNNNNNNNNNNNNNNNNNNNNNNNNNNNNNNNNNNNNNNNNNNNNNNNNNNNNNNNNNNNNNNNNNNNNNNNNNNNNNNNNNNNNNNNNNNNNNNNNNNNNNNNNNNNNNNNNNNNNNNNNNNNNNNNNNNNNNNNNNNNNNNNNNNNNNNNNNNNNNNNNNNNNNNNNNNNNNNNNNNNNNNNNNNNNNNNNNNNNNNNNNNNNNNNNNNNNNNNNNNNNNNNNNNNNNNNNNNNNNNNNNNNNNNNNNNNNNNNNNNNNNNNNNNNNNNNNNNNNNNNNNNNNNNNNNNNNNNNNNNNNNNNNNNNNNNNNNNNNNNNNNNNNNNNNNNNNNNNNNNNNNNNNNNNNNNNNNNNNNNNNNNNNNNNNNNNNNNNNNNNNNNNNNNNNNNNNNNNNNNNNNNNNNNNNNNNNNNNNNNNNNNNNNNNNNNNNNNNNNNNNNNNNNNNNNNNNNNNNNNNNNNNNNNNNNNNNNNNNNNNNNNNNNNNNNNNNNNNNNNNNNNNNNNNNNNNNNNNNNNNNNNNNNNNNNNNNNNNNNNNNNNNNNNNNNNNNNNNNNNNNNNNNNNNNNNNNNNNNNNNNNNNNNNNNNNNNNNNNNNNNNNNNNNNNNNNNNNNNNNNNNNNNNNNNNNNNNNNNNNNNNNNNNNNNNNNNNNNNNNNNNNNNNNNNNNNNNNNNNNNNNNNNNNNNNNNNNNNNNNNNNNNNNNNNNNNNNNNNNNNNNNNNNNNNNNNNNNNNNNNNNNNNNNNNNNNNNNNNNNNNNNNNNNNNNNNNNNNNNNNNNNNNNNNNNNNNNNNNNNNNNNNNNNNNNNNNNNNNNNNNNNNNNNNNNNNNNNNNNNNNNNNNNNNNNNNNNNNNNNNNNNNNNNNNNNNNNNNNNNNNNNNNNNNNNNNNNNNNNNNNNNNNNNNNcggggggcggggcgggggcggggcttcCCCGCGGCCGGTGGGAGGTGGCCGCCGGCGGGTGGGCGGGCGAGGACCTTGGCGCTAGCCTCCTGTATTTCACAGAAGGCCTCCGGAAATGGATGGTGCAGCACGGTGGGGACGGCTGGGTGGTGGAGGTAAACAGGTCGACGGTGCCTGGGGCCCCCTCGCAGACCTGCTTCGTGTCTTCCTTCAGGTGAATGCCCCTACCCGCCAGGGCCAGGCCCGTTGTGAGGAAGACCTgcctgttctcattgacctttctccctctttcctagCTGGTGTCGCAAAAAGCAGGTGTTGGACCTGGAGGAGGAGGGTTTGTGGCCAGAGCTGCTAGATAGTGGCAAGATTGAGATTTGTGTCTCTGATTGGTGAGTATGATGACAAAAACACTGACCAGGCGCCGTGACCATTGCGTGGGTGACTTCACTGAGGCCGCCCCTAACAATCCCTTATACAGATAAAGGAATGAAGCTCAGGGAGGTGAATGACTGAACCCTTGaacccctctcctcacccccaaatGGAGCTGGATTGCAAGATGCCAGATTGGATCCGGTTACGGAAGACTTGGCCCAGCTTCCTCTTGTCTGTGAATGACATGCTCCTTGCCTTAGAGGACGCAGTGTAGGACAGTTAGCTAAGTTGACATTCTGGAGCTAGACTTTCCAAGTCCCTGGCTCTGCAGCTTTGTGGCTTTGGCCAAGTCCCagtgtgcctcggtttccccatctttaCAAGATAAGGTTACGTGTCAAGCACATAGCCAGTGCTTTATAAGGGTGAACTGTTTTAGTTGTgttttttcaggctttttttttttgagccttgATCCTCTGAGAACGTGTATTTCAAGACCTCAGATTTTTCAGAGCTTTGGGAGCAATCAAGAGGTTCAGAAAGGGGAAGAGATTTGCTCTGGTGGCACAGCTAGGGAATGGTGAGACCTGGAATTAGGCCCAGACTCCTCTGACGGCAGAGCTGACGCTCTGTAGTGATGGTCTTGAAACGAGGGCGTGTGTACGCGAAGACTTTCCAAGGGATACGTGACCCAGATCATTTCAAGGGAGGCAGTTCCAGATCTCTGCAGCTGTGTTCCCTGGTTCTAAAATTACCACCTACACATCACATCTCTGGTGGCAACATCGTATGGCTGTCCTTGTCTGGTCCCTTTCTCAGTGTCCTCCAGTTTTCCAGAAAAAGCAAACCCCTCACTAGGCTCTGTGGCCCGCCTCAGGTGTACAGACTCCGGGAGAGTTCGGCAAACTGACTGCTTGAAATTTCAGCCTTACCAAATTCACTTTTActtggtctttttgttttgtttttaagtagtctccatgtccaacgcggggcttgacctcatgaccctgagattaaaagagttgcatgctctactgactgagccagtcaggcgcccctcaactcactttttttttttattaagattttcttatttatttgagagaggcaggagagacggatggagacggagagagaaaatcccaagtagactcctgtctgagtgcggagccagacgtgcggctcaatcccacaaccctgagatcgtgacctggtcgaaatcaagagtcagacacttaactgagccaccaaggcgcccccaaATTCACTTTTCACTAAAGACACCATAACTTACCCCCACTCTGCAAATCCATCTCATTAGGAGATATGTTttacaataaaattgtttttaatttagtcaTTAATTATCAAACTGTTTAACatatttgtattgttttggtCAGCGGTGTGCCCTTTGATTGTAACagtcagtggttcccaaatttTGCTGTTCATTACAGAGGAACACTTAAAACTCCCAGTGCCCACGTCACACCCCATTTCAGTTAAATCAGAGTGCCCGTGGGTGAGAGCCGGGTCTCCGTATCTGAGAAGTTTAGAGCTGACTGCAAAGTCAGAGGGCACAGTCCCCAAGACCAGACTCACTTCGACATGAGCTGCAAGTCTGGGGGACCCCAAAACCACCCTCACCTTCGTAAAGCACTGGGAAGACTCCTAGAACTCACTGAACTATTGCATGATTACAGTTCATTACAAGGAAAACATAACAGATCAAAAATGAGCCAAGGGAAGAAGAGCTAGGGCAGCATCGAAACAGAAGTACCAaacacagggggcgcctgggtggcacagtggttaagcgtctgccttcggctcagggtgtgatcccggcgtggtgtgatcccagcgttgtgcgatcgagccccacatcaggttcctctgctggaagcctgcttcttcctctcccactccccctgcttgtgttccctctctcgctggctgtctctgtcaaataaataaataaaatcttaaaaaaaaaaaaagaagtaccaaACACAGAGCTTTTGTTGCTCTCTCGGCACAGAGTCAGGATGCAATCCTGCCCCGGCTTCCGTGTGACAATATACACGGAATATTGCCGACCAGGGAAGCGCCCCTGATCTTCATTGCCCAGAATGTCTACTGGGGCTTCATCCCGTGGTGAATCTGGGACTCCTGGTCAGCTGATATCACGTGACATTTCCTATGCCACGTTGTTGGGTCTTTCTGGAGTGGCCAGCCCCCATGGTGAGACTGTCTGTGTGGGTGTAGCCAGCCCCCACTGGAAGCACGTTGGTACGCTATCCAGTATGACCCAAGGTCCCCAGGCAAACAAAGATACTTCTGGCAGCCATAGGAGTCCAAGGGTCCAGAGAGGACCTCCCAGAAACAGAGCAAGTGCCCCCCATACCTCCGGACGGGCTACATTCTTTGCATTACAATATCTTTTCAACATTCCAGATGATCCCAGTCTGCAGGCAAGTCTGGGAGCCACTACTGGGTAATAATTCAGTCCCAAAGGAGAATGTTAACACTTAGATCTTTATGGTCAcgggaaaaaattttaatttccgtTTACACATGTGTATTTTGGTATGTGGTTGGCCAAGCGCAGTATGGAAGGGCAGTCTTTTGACCGGgcagaagaaaatcagaatatgTCCCTTTTACACGAGGACAGAATTGTGTGGGAGAAGTAGAGCAGACATCTAAGTCTAAGAAGTAGAATGATGTGAAGTCTCTGAGGGAAGAAACTTGTGTATTTTTACAGCCCATTACCCTTGAGTTAAACTTTTAACTTCTAGCATCAAAAGCGTACATATGTTTTTAAGtttacatatttaattaattcattcatttgaagtGGATGTATTTTAGGGATGTGACTCTGAATTATCACAGAGTGAACACATCCGTGTTACCACCTCCTTTCCCATCATTACCCACCCAGGGGTAGCTGCCATCTTGAATTCTGTTACCATAGATAAGTTCTGTCCATTTCTGTACTTACAGAGAGTCCCACAGTATAttttttgtatctggcttctttcaactACATGTTTGTaaattgatttctatttctgtgtcacTGCAATGAGTTTGCtttcattgctgtatagtattctgtTATGTAAATATActgtaatttatccatttatcgtCGATGGACATTGGATGTTTTTGtggtgttgttgttgtagttttttttaatgttgctggGTATCCTATCATGACTAAATATATTTAGATTCCTgtggtccttttatttttttatgttttatttttttttaagattttatttttaagtaatctctctacccatGTGGGCCTCGAATgctccaccaaccgagccagccaggtgcccctcccatgGTCCTTTTCAATGACTGATAGGAAAGTTGTACTTTAAAATGTCAACATACCCACTGGAAATTACTTACATCTTTTGCCACTGTTTACACGTAGAATGAGCAATTTCCATTGTCACCTTAATAATATGGGAGGAGGTGACTTAAGGGCACTGCTCTGCGTCACTGCTTCAAGAATGCATGTGCTTGTGGACCAACTGGGGACCTCGTTTAATGCAGGTTCTGAGTCACTGGGTCTGTGGTGGGGCCAGACTCCCAGGTGACACGGGTTGTACTGAGCGGAGGGCTGTGTTTTGGATTTACATGCATGGGGAGGCCATTTGGGGCGGAGGGAGGCAGACACCCAGAGAGACGAGGTGGGCATGTCCAGCCTTCaaggcctccctcctcccacaggtGGGGAGCCCGACACGACAGTGGCTGTATGTACCGACTCCTTGTCCAACTTCTAGATGCTAACCAGACTGTCCTGGACAAATTCTCTGCTATGCCCGTCCCCATCCAGCAGTGGAACAACGATGTCTGCTTTCAGGTGAGTCTCTGGCAGGGGCACGGGGAGAGGGTGGTGGGCCTGGGAAGGTTATCTGTTCCATCTTGTGGTTTCTATAAGGAGGGCTCTACTGGGGATGCCTCTGGCTCCCGTCTCTTGGGCAGTTGCTTTCAGACAATGGCTGGAGCCGAAGGGcctggtggtgtgtgtgtgtgtgtgtgtgtgtgtgtgtgtgtgtacatgtgtatgtacaGCAGCTGGTGGCTTCACTTAGTCCCAGAGCTTCAATGTGGGCTCTCTCTGTGAGGGCTGGTTTGGATTTCCTTGCAGCATGCTGCCTCGGGACAGCCAGCCTCGACTTACTAGTACCTCAGGATTCCACCAGGAAGGTTCTAGAGAAACCAACAGAAGCTGCATTGCCTTTTCTGACTTAGCTTTGGAAGTCGCTTGGTGGAAGTCACTCAGCATCACTTCCGCCACGCTCCTGGTTATGAATAAAACCCACCCACCCAGACTCAAGGGCACAGGAAGTAGGACGAGGAACCATATGATTCTGCTGAGCCAGAAGGCCCCAGGCTCAGCTTTCGAGAAGAAGGCTGTGGCATAACACGGCTGATCTCTTCTCTACCTACAGGTCACCCACGTGTTCTCCAACATCAAGATGGGCGTCCGCTTTGTGTCTTTCGAACACTGGGGCCAGGACACGCAGTTCTGGGCTGGTCACTATGGAGCTCGTGTGACCAACTCCAGTGTGGTGGTGCAGGCCCGGCTATCTTAGTGGAGGGCTGTCCTTGCACAACAACCTGACCAGTGCCTTCCAGGACTGGGGACCATTGGCCAGGACTTCTCATTAACTAAGGGCACGTACCTCCCTGGCATCCTGGGTACTCCAGGATCCCTTTGATGGTCCTCCCGGGCCCCCTCTTCAGGTTTGGAAAGTACTAGAAGAAAGTTCTTTCTTCAGAGCTACCTACTGCTGTTATAGGGCAGTCCTCCCCCCGGAGGCCCTCTGATTCAGCCCCAGTCCCCTCtgccctgtctcctctcctttctgcttcCAGGGGGCTTTATCAGTCCCTTTAGAGAAGACCGCTCATCTCTGAAGTACCATCTCCCCCTTATGGATGGGAGAATTCCAGCCACCGTGGGTGGCAAACTTAATCCCCCGCAGCTTCAAGGCTGGGACCAGGTCTCACAGCTGAGAGCCAACCAGCTCAAAAAATGTGTGGAGATTCTCAAGGACCCCTGTGATTGTATggtgtataaattattttttattttgaaattttccgCAAACATGGAGAGAATAATATATCAGCAACAACTATCTGCCGATCATatgtaataaattttattattttgccaaAAGTGCCTCAGATCTTTGAAGTTGGAAATACCACGTTACTGGTTACTCCTTGGTTTAAAAGCAACAAATTAtcccagtgggggaggggaaactaCAGAAGAAAACTCCCAAGAGAAGGGGTTTTagtagaaagaagggaagagtgaGAACAGTATTCTTTCCCAAACCTTGAGGAAATCATCGCTTCAGACAAAGATTATCAGTCAGGGTCAAAAGCCTTAGGCAGACAGTGAGGGTGGGTACAGCATCACGGTGACACCACACTTGTGACTTTCTAGGTGGGAGCCAGGATCAGGCTGTCCTCACGCCAGTCCAGCGTCATGGCTAACTCACGGCTGGTGGGTCAGTGAGATGTTCTAggtcatcttttctttcttttaagattttatttttaagtcatctttatacccgatgtggggcttgaacttacaaccctgaaatcaagagtcgctcGCTCTATCAGTGGAACCAGCCGGCTGCCCCTGGATGTTCTAGATCTTCTGATGTGACGCACGTGAAACGTGCCGTTGCCTTTACTGTATGTGCTCCAGGCTGAACTGCTCATTGGAGGGGTCAGGCCTTCCGCCCCGTTCTTGCCCTTGAAGGAGCACACAGGCAGGGAAGCCCCCGGACACACCCAGAGGTAGCATGTTtcggcagtttcttaaaaaaggtTGTGACAGGTTGAAACAAACGTAAGAGTCATGACCAGATGGAGTGTCTGGGCCTC
It contains:
- the LOC100470548 gene encoding F-box only protein 27 — encoded protein: PRGRWEVAAGGWAGEDLGASLLYFTEGLRKWMVQHGGDGWVVEVNRSTVPGAPSQTCFVSSFSWCRKKQVLDLEEEGLWPELLDSGKIEICVSDWWGARHDSGCMYRLLVQLLDANQTVLDKFSAMPVPIQQWNNDVCFQVTHVFSNIKMGVRFVSFEHWGQDTQFWAGHYGARVTNSSVVVQARLS